From the Rhodothalassiaceae bacterium genome, one window contains:
- the ychF gene encoding ribosome-binding ATPase YchF, with amino-acid sequence MGFSCGIVGLPNVGKSTLFNALTRTAAAEAANYPFCTIEPNVGDVPVPDPRLDTLARLARSRRVVPTRLNFVDIAGLVRGASKGEGLGNQFLAHIREVDAIIHVLRCFEDADITHVEGRIDPVADAEVVETELMLADLQSLERRIGGLERKVRGGDKEAAATLDLVRRLIPLLEEGRPARLLAPADEEEARLLRRLQLLTTKPVLYVANVEEEAAATGNAHSAAVAAYAEERGAGMVVISAAIEAEVAQITDRDERTDFLEALGLAESGLDRVIRAGYALLDLITFFTAGEKEARAWTVPRGARAVEAAGVIHSDFARGFIRAEVISYDDYVALGGEQGAREAGRMRLEGRDYVVQDGDVIHFRFAV; translated from the coding sequence ATGGGCTTTTCCTGCGGCATCGTCGGGCTGCCGAACGTCGGCAAGTCGACGCTCTTCAACGCGCTCACCCGGACGGCGGCGGCGGAGGCTGCGAACTATCCCTTCTGCACCATCGAGCCCAATGTCGGCGACGTGCCGGTGCCCGACCCGCGTCTCGATACGCTGGCGCGGCTCGCCCGCTCGCGGCGGGTCGTGCCCACGCGGCTCAACTTCGTGGACATCGCCGGGCTCGTGCGCGGCGCATCGAAGGGCGAGGGGCTCGGCAACCAGTTCCTCGCGCACATCCGCGAGGTGGACGCGATCATCCATGTCCTGCGCTGCTTCGAGGATGCGGACATCACCCATGTGGAGGGCCGCATCGACCCGGTGGCGGATGCGGAGGTCGTCGAGACCGAGCTGATGCTGGCCGACCTTCAGTCGCTCGAGCGCCGGATCGGCGGGCTCGAGCGCAAGGTCCGCGGCGGCGACAAGGAGGCGGCGGCGACGCTCGATCTGGTCCGGCGCCTGATCCCGCTGCTGGAAGAGGGCCGGCCCGCACGCCTTCTCGCCCCGGCCGATGAAGAGGAGGCGCGGCTGCTGCGCCGGCTCCAGCTGCTGACCACCAAGCCCGTGCTCTATGTCGCCAATGTGGAGGAGGAGGCGGCCGCGACCGGCAACGCCCATTCCGCGGCGGTCGCAGCCTACGCCGAGGAGCGCGGGGCCGGCATGGTGGTGATCTCGGCGGCAATCGAGGCGGAGGTCGCCCAGATCACGGACCGGGATGAGCGCACAGACTTCCTCGAGGCGCTGGGCCTTGCCGAATCGGGGCTCGACCGCGTGATCCGGGCGGGCTATGCGCTGCTCGATCTCATCACCTTCTTCACCGCCGGCGAGAAGGAGGCGCGGGCCTGGACGGTGCCGCGGGGCGCACGTGCGGTGGAGGCGGCCGGCGTGATCCACTCCGACTTCGCGCGCGGCTTCATCCGCGCGGAGGTGATCTCCTATGACGACTATGTCGCGCTCGGCGGCGAGCAGGGCGCGCGCGAGGCCGGACGCATGCGGCTGGAGGGCAGGGACTACGTCGTCCAGGACGGCGACGTCATCCACTTCCGCTTCGCGGTGTGA
- the pth gene encoding peptidyl-tRNA hydrolase — MRLLVGLGNPGARYAGNRHNVGFLAVDAIVSRHGFGAARRRFDSELHEGAIAGERVLALKPLTFMNESGRAVVAAARFHRLEPRDVIVIHDELDLAFGRVRARLGGGAAGHNGLRSVIAHLGPDFWRLRIGIGHPGAKELVTGWVLSDFSAAERAHLDRVLLPAIVEAIPHLVAGDAARFTSEVARLAPPAEAPVHPALARRGEAGQKED, encoded by the coding sequence ATGCGCCTGCTCGTCGGGCTCGGCAATCCCGGCGCACGCTACGCCGGGAACCGGCACAATGTCGGTTTTCTGGCGGTGGACGCCATCGTCTCCCGCCACGGCTTCGGTGCGGCGCGGCGGCGCTTCGACTCGGAGCTTCATGAAGGCGCGATCGCGGGCGAGCGGGTGCTGGCCTTGAAGCCGCTCACCTTCATGAACGAATCCGGGCGCGCGGTGGTGGCGGCGGCGCGCTTTCATCGCCTCGAGCCGCGCGACGTGATCGTGATCCACGACGAGCTGGATCTCGCCTTCGGCCGCGTGCGCGCGCGCCTCGGCGGCGGCGCGGCGGGTCACAACGGGCTCAGATCCGTCATCGCCCATCTCGGGCCCGATTTCTGGCGGCTGCGCATCGGCATCGGTCATCCCGGCGCGAAGGAGCTGGTGACCGGCTGGGTGCTGTCGGATTTCTCCGCGGCCGAGCGCGCGCATCTGGACCGCGTGCTGCTGCCGGCGATCGTGGAGGCGATCCCCCATCTCGTGGCGGGCGATGCCGCGCGCTTCACGAGCGAGGTGGCCCGGCTCGCCCCGCCGGCCGAGGCCCCGGTGCATCCGGCGCTCGCCCGGCGCGGCGAGGCGGGTCAAAAGGAAGACTGA
- the rplY gene encoding 50S ribosomal protein L25, with amino-acid sequence MAQIPELEALPREKAGKGSARAARREGLVPAVIYGAKEPPRLVNLRRNALIAIINRGGFLSHQFEIRLPDGTSERVLPRDVQYHPVTDLPIHVDFLRLAKGARVEVEVPVRFVNEREAPGIRRGGVLTVVRHEIELDVPADNIPEWIEVDLTGLDIGDAVKISMVKLPEGARPTITDRDFTIATITAPSGLQAEAAEEGEAEAEEAERPAAGEGGE; translated from the coding sequence ATGGCTCAGATTCCGGAGCTCGAGGCATTGCCGCGCGAGAAGGCCGGAAAGGGATCCGCCCGCGCCGCACGCCGTGAGGGCCTGGTGCCCGCCGTGATCTACGGGGCGAAGGAGCCGCCCCGGCTCGTCAACCTGCGCCGCAACGCGCTGATCGCGATCATCAACCGCGGCGGTTTCCTCTCCCACCAGTTCGAGATCAGGCTGCCGGACGGCACGAGCGAGCGGGTGCTGCCGCGCGACGTGCAGTACCATCCCGTGACCGACCTGCCGATTCATGTGGACTTCCTGCGGCTTGCCAAGGGCGCGCGGGTCGAGGTCGAGGTGCCGGTCAGGTTCGTCAACGAGCGCGAGGCCCCGGGCATCCGCCGCGGCGGCGTGCTCACCGTGGTGCGGCACGAGATCGAGCTGGATGTCCCCGCCGACAACATCCCCGAGTGGATCGAGGTGGATCTGACGGGCCTCGACATCGGCGATGCGGTGAAGATCAGCATGGTGAAGCTGCCCGAGGGCGCGCGGCCCACGATCACCGACCGCGATTTCACCATCGCCACCATCACCGCGCCGTCCGGCCTGCAGGCGGAGGCCGCCGAGGAGGGCGAGGCGGAAGCCGAAGAGGCCGAGAGGCCTGCGGCCGGAGAGGGCGGCGAATAG
- the crcB gene encoding putative fluoride ion transporter CrcB gives MRALLLPAMVALGSAIGGLLRYWCSGIVARLVGETFPFGTLAVNVAGSLLIGLLAALTAPEGRLLMAPHWRLFWMLGVFGGFTTFSSFSLQTLALIQDGEWWRAAANVVGSVVLCLVAVWLGWSAGALLNR, from the coding sequence ATGCGCGCCCTGCTGCTGCCCGCCATGGTCGCGCTGGGAAGCGCCATCGGCGGGCTTCTGCGCTACTGGTGCTCGGGGATCGTCGCGCGGCTCGTCGGCGAGACCTTTCCCTTCGGCACGCTCGCGGTGAATGTCGCGGGCTCGCTTCTCATCGGCCTGCTCGCCGCGCTGACCGCGCCGGAAGGCCGCCTGCTGATGGCGCCCCACTGGCGGCTGTTCTGGATGCTCGGCGTCTTCGGCGGGTTCACCACCTTCTCCTCCTTCAGCCTGCAGACGCTGGCGCTGATCCAGGACGGGGAGTGGTGGCGGGCGGCGGCGAATGTCGTCGGCTCGGTGGTGCTGTGTCTGGTGGCGGTGTGGCTGGGCTGGTCGGCGGGTGCGCTGCTCAACCGGTGA
- a CDS encoding ketohydroxyglutarate aldolase, with protein sequence MTAIDPAGPLAAGLARQRLLPVLTIADAGVVPALAEILRAHALTTVEVTLRTPAALDAAAAFVAEGDFTVALGTLRSAADLARAAEIGADFAVTPGTPPALLAAAADSPVPVVPAAATPSEMMALADAGFRVVKFFPAAALGRGILEAVRGPLPELAFIANGGIGVAEAGEWLAADNVIATGMTALAPPDLLARRAFGEIARRVHAAVQALP encoded by the coding sequence ATGACCGCCATCGATCCCGCCGGTCCGCTCGCCGCCGGGCTCGCCCGCCAGCGGCTGCTGCCGGTGCTCACGATCGCCGATGCCGGCGTGGTACCCGCGCTCGCCGAGATCCTGCGCGCGCACGCGCTCACGACGGTGGAGGTGACGCTGCGCACGCCTGCCGCGCTTGATGCGGCGGCCGCCTTCGTGGCGGAAGGGGACTTCACGGTCGCACTCGGCACCCTGCGCAGCGCCGCCGATCTCGCCCGCGCCGCCGAGATCGGCGCGGATTTCGCCGTCACCCCCGGCACGCCGCCCGCGCTGCTCGCCGCCGCGGCCGACAGCCCGGTTCCGGTGGTCCCGGCGGCCGCGACCCCGTCCGAGATGATGGCGCTGGCGGACGCGGGGTTCCGCGTCGTCAAGTTCTTCCCGGCCGCGGCCCTCGGCCGCGGGATCCTGGAGGCGGTGCGCGGGCCGCTTCCCGAGCTCGCCTTCATCGCGAACGGCGGCATCGGCGTCGCCGAGGCGGGGGAATGGCTTGCGGCCGACAACGTCATCGCGACGGGGATGACCGCCCTCGCCCCGCCCGATCTGCTCGCCCGCCGGGCCTTCGGCGAGATCGCCCGGCGCGTGCATGCGGCCGTTCAGGCGCTGCCGTAG
- the glk gene encoding glucokinase, protein MREVRERAIGLIADIGGTNARFALADARGRLLARADLPTADYADAESAIAAFLAEHAAGAGVEAAVIAIAAPVAGPRVRMTNGRWLVDAPALAARFGWRRFRLLNDFAAIAYGLPALEADGRLVPIGTRLLPLDPGAPRIVMGPGTGLGLAVLAGSDGDPLVIATEAGHVAFAPEDAREWTLADRLARRHGRVSIERLLSGPGLITLYRHLGGTRARDPAEVAAAARAGTDPQAMEAARWFLDVLARFAGDMVLTHGAWAGVAFTGGVFAGLRPLLAPARLRALFAAKGRYRELMERVPVFAIAHADPGLFGAGKLLGRLLGTHAEKETSS, encoded by the coding sequence ATGCGTGAGGTGCGCGAACGCGCGATCGGGCTGATCGCCGACATCGGCGGAACCAACGCCCGGTTCGCGCTGGCCGATGCCCGGGGGCGGCTGCTCGCCCGCGCCGATCTGCCAACGGCCGATTACGCGGACGCCGAATCGGCGATCGCCGCCTTCCTCGCCGAGCATGCGGCCGGCGCCGGGGTGGAGGCCGCCGTGATCGCGATCGCCGCACCCGTCGCAGGCCCGCGGGTGCGGATGACGAACGGCCGCTGGCTCGTCGACGCCCCCGCACTCGCCGCCCGCTTCGGCTGGCGGCGTTTCCGGCTGCTCAACGATTTCGCGGCCATCGCTTACGGCCTGCCGGCGCTCGAGGCGGACGGGAGGCTCGTTCCCATCGGCACGCGGCTGTTGCCGCTCGATCCCGGCGCACCGCGCATCGTGATGGGCCCGGGAACCGGCCTCGGTCTTGCGGTGCTCGCGGGTTCGGACGGCGATCCGCTGGTGATCGCGACCGAGGCGGGACATGTCGCCTTCGCGCCGGAGGATGCGCGCGAGTGGACGCTCGCCGATCGCCTCGCCCGCCGCCACGGCCGGGTGTCGATCGAGCGGCTGCTCTCGGGCCCCGGGCTCATCACGCTCTACCGCCATCTGGGCGGCACCCGGGCGCGCGATCCCGCAGAGGTGGCGGCGGCCGCGCGCGCCGGCACGGACCCGCAGGCCATGGAGGCCGCCCGGTGGTTCCTCGACGTCCTCGCGCGCTTTGCCGGCGACATGGTGCTGACCCACGGCGCCTGGGCGGGGGTCGCGTTCACGGGCGGCGTGTTCGCGGGGCTCAGGCCCCTGCTCGCGCCCGCGCGGCTGCGTGCGCTGTTCGCCGCCAAGGGCCGCTACCGGGAGCTGATGGAGCGGGTGCCGGTCTTTGCGATCGCGCATGCCGATCCCGGTCTCTTCGGCGCGGGGAAGCTGCTCGGCCGGCTGCTCGGGACGCATGCCGAAAAGGAGACGTCGTCATGA
- the edd gene encoding phosphogluconate dehydratase: MSQPHPVLVEVTERIRARSRDGRAAYLQALAEARRAGPARRGLGCGNLAHSFAACPQEDRRRALSSEAPCLGIVTAYNDVLSAHEPYGEFPPLIKRAAAHIGAVAEVAGGVPAMCDGVTQGRYGMEFSLLSREVIALSTAVALSHDFFDAALLLGICDKIVPGLLIGALAFGHLPAVLLPSGPMPSGLPNREKSRIRRLHAAGEVDERALLEAELASYHAPGTCTFYGTANSNQMLVELMGLHVPGAAFVPPRTALRAALTRAGVEAAARLAAADPRIGLGELLDERHFAHAIVGLLATGGSTNHTIHLVAIAAAAGIRLEWEDFADLARVTPLLARVYPNGEKDINAFHEAGGTAFLIRELLAAGLLFPDIGTIWPGTYAGAYTRAPRLGDDGGLLWQPAPNRSRDPDVLRGIDDPFETTGGLAILAGNLGRAVMKVSALAPERRRIRAPVRVFDRPQNLKEALAARAIDEDAVILLRFQGPRANGMPELHGLIPALSVLQARGRRIALLTDGRLSGASGDVPAAIHVTPEAAAGGPVARLRDGDIVEIDAEEGRLSAELPDPDLAARSAAAPPPDGAPPRLPRALFGPLRAELGPADRGATIFRWPWEDGHA, encoded by the coding sequence ATGAGCCAGCCGCATCCGGTGCTGGTGGAGGTGACCGAGCGCATCCGCGCACGCAGCCGGGACGGCCGCGCGGCCTATCTTCAGGCGCTGGCCGAGGCCCGCCGGGCGGGACCGGCCCGGCGCGGGCTCGGCTGCGGCAATCTCGCGCATTCCTTCGCCGCCTGCCCGCAGGAGGACAGGCGGCGTGCGCTCTCAAGCGAGGCTCCCTGCCTCGGCATCGTCACCGCCTACAACGACGTGCTTTCGGCGCACGAACCCTATGGCGAATTCCCGCCGCTCATCAAACGCGCGGCGGCGCACATCGGCGCGGTGGCGGAGGTCGCGGGCGGCGTGCCGGCCATGTGCGACGGCGTCACCCAGGGCCGGTACGGCATGGAATTCTCGCTGCTTTCGCGCGAGGTGATCGCGCTTTCCACGGCCGTGGCGCTTTCCCACGATTTCTTCGATGCGGCGCTCCTGCTCGGCATCTGCGACAAGATCGTCCCGGGGCTGCTCATCGGCGCGCTGGCCTTCGGGCATCTGCCGGCCGTGCTGCTGCCCTCGGGGCCCATGCCTTCGGGGCTGCCCAATCGGGAGAAATCCCGGATCCGGCGCCTTCATGCGGCGGGCGAGGTGGACGAGCGGGCGCTGCTCGAGGCGGAGCTCGCCTCCTATCACGCCCCCGGCACCTGCACCTTCTACGGCACCGCCAATTCGAACCAGATGCTCGTCGAGCTCATGGGTCTGCATGTGCCGGGTGCGGCCTTCGTGCCGCCACGCACGGCGCTGCGCGCGGCGCTGACCCGGGCGGGGGTCGAAGCGGCGGCGCGGCTCGCCGCGGCCGATCCCCGCATCGGGCTCGGCGAGCTCCTGGACGAGCGGCATTTCGCCCACGCGATCGTCGGGCTGCTGGCGACGGGGGGCTCGACCAACCACACGATCCATCTGGTGGCGATCGCGGCCGCCGCGGGAATCCGGCTCGAATGGGAGGATTTCGCGGATCTCGCCCGGGTCACGCCGCTGCTCGCCCGCGTGTATCCGAATGGCGAGAAGGACATCAACGCCTTCCACGAGGCCGGCGGAACGGCCTTCCTCATCCGCGAGCTGCTGGCGGCCGGCCTTCTGTTCCCGGACATCGGGACGATCTGGCCCGGAACATATGCGGGCGCCTACACCCGGGCGCCCCGGCTCGGCGACGATGGCGGGCTCCTCTGGCAGCCCGCACCGAACCGCAGCCGCGACCCCGACGTTCTGCGCGGCATCGATGACCCGTTCGAGACGACCGGCGGTCTCGCCATTCTCGCCGGCAATCTCGGCCGGGCGGTGATGAAGGTTTCGGCGCTCGCGCCCGAACGGCGGCGGATCCGGGCGCCGGTGCGGGTGTTCGACCGCCCGCAGAACCTGAAGGAGGCGCTCGCCGCGCGCGCGATCGACGAGGATGCGGTGATCCTGCTGCGCTTTCAGGGGCCGCGGGCGAACGGCATGCCCGAGCTGCACGGGCTGATTCCGGCGCTGTCCGTCCTGCAGGCTCGCGGCCGGCGCATCGCGCTGCTTACCGACGGCCGGCTCTCGGGGGCTTCCGGCGATGTTCCGGCGGCGATCCATGTGACGCCCGAGGCCGCGGCCGGCGGGCCCGTGGCGCGGCTGCGCGACGGCGACATCGTCGAGATCGATGCCGAGGAAGGGCGGCTTTCGGCCGAGCTTCCGGACCCGGATCTGGCCGCGCGCAGCGCCGCCGCACCCCCTCCGGACGGCGCGCCGCCGCGGCTGCCGCGGGCGCTGTTCGGGCCGCTCAGGGCCGAGCTCGGGCCCGCGGATCGGGGCGCCACCATCTTCCGCTGGCCCTGGGAGGACGGGCATGCGTGA
- the pgl gene encoding 6-phosphogluconolactonase, whose protein sequence is MRSDSGTPPTPSEGRGGQGKKPAVCWHAFPDATALVERVAEIIAQRLAGALRRRGAARLILSGGTTPQPLHAALARRPLPWEGVTVLPTDERWVPEDDPRSNMGAIRRAFAGTPAARARLVPLYLPGCASPAAALAAGHGARAELDEPADVLVLGMGTDGHVASLFPGIDPAMASRPLVAAPPAPLPGPDSPPRLSLGLDVLTAAAVPVLFIRGRDKRRVLEEALASASAADGGPALPVALFARRLRRPLAVCWAP, encoded by the coding sequence ATGAGGTCCGATTCCGGCACACCGCCGACGCCGTCCGAAGGAAGGGGCGGGCAGGGCAAAAAGCCGGCCGTGTGCTGGCACGCCTTCCCGGATGCGACCGCCCTGGTGGAACGCGTGGCCGAGATAATCGCGCAAAGACTCGCCGGCGCGCTGCGGCGGCGCGGCGCGGCGCGGCTCATTCTCTCCGGCGGCACGACGCCGCAGCCGCTTCATGCGGCGCTGGCCCGCAGGCCGCTGCCGTGGGAAGGGGTGACCGTCCTGCCGACCGACGAGCGCTGGGTGCCGGAAGACGATCCGCGCTCCAACATGGGCGCGATCCGCCGGGCCTTTGCCGGCACGCCGGCGGCCCGCGCCCGCCTCGTCCCGCTCTACCTGCCCGGCTGCGCGAGCCCCGCGGCCGCCCTCGCGGCCGGCCACGGCGCGCGCGCGGAACTGGACGAGCCGGCGGACGTGCTGGTGCTGGGAATGGGGACGGACGGGCATGTGGCCTCCCTCTTTCCCGGCATCGACCCCGCGATGGCGTCGCGCCCGCTGGTCGCCGCGCCGCCGGCGCCGCTTCCCGGACCCGATTCGCCGCCACGGCTGTCGCTCGGGCTGGACGTGCTGACCGCGGCCGCGGTTCCCGTCCTCTTCATCCGCGGGCGCGACAAGCGCCGGGTGCTGGAGGAGGCGCTCGCGAGCGCATCCGCCGCCGATGGCGGGCCGGCGCTCCCCGTCGCGCTGTTCGCGCGGCGGCTGCGGCGGCCGCTTGCGGTATGCTGGGCGCCGTAG
- the zwf gene encoding glucose-6-phosphate 1-dehydrogenase, with product MTDGRAARPVLILYGATGDLAQRMLMPSLYFLERDGLLPERLRILAVARTRMAGADFLTAAAARLAEHHGADQLEDRPWKRLADRITYHAADAADAGALAAMAEAAEVGRQDEVVHYLAVAPRLYAPIVAAIGGAGLAGPGARLALEKPIGENLASARALNDAVERVFSEDRVFRVDHYLGKETVQNLLVLRFANSLFEPLWSRAHVEQVQITIAEQVGVGDRADYYDRAGALKDMVQNHLLQLLCLVAMEPPSRLDPDAVRAEKVKVLRALEPFDSARVQRDTVRGRYVAGVVAGEKVPGYLDEATGRNPDTETFVAIRAGVANWRWAGVPFYLRTGKRLAYRYTEIFIAFRELPHSIFAPETSAGIRPNALVIRLQPEERVTLQVMSKVPGLGHEGVNLREVALDLSLTEAFRNYRRRIAYERLLLDLLAGDATLFVRRDEVEAAWEWIDGIRAGWQAVGMAPKPYPAGSWGPAAAIALTERHGHSWHE from the coding sequence ATGACCGACGGCCGTGCCGCACGACCGGTTCTGATCCTCTACGGGGCGACCGGTGATCTCGCCCAGCGCATGCTGATGCCGTCGCTGTATTTTCTGGAGCGCGACGGCCTGCTGCCCGAGCGGCTCCGCATCCTCGCCGTCGCCCGCACCCGGATGGCGGGCGCCGACTTTCTCACCGCGGCTGCGGCGCGGCTCGCCGAGCATCACGGTGCCGACCAGCTGGAGGACCGCCCATGGAAACGGCTTGCGGACCGCATCACCTATCACGCGGCCGACGCGGCCGACGCCGGGGCGCTCGCCGCGATGGCCGAGGCGGCCGAAGTCGGGCGACAGGACGAGGTCGTGCACTATCTCGCCGTGGCGCCGCGGCTTTATGCCCCCATCGTCGCCGCCATCGGCGGGGCCGGACTCGCGGGCCCGGGGGCGCGGCTGGCGCTCGAGAAGCCCATCGGCGAGAACCTCGCATCCGCGCGCGCCCTCAACGATGCGGTCGAGCGGGTGTTCTCGGAAGACCGGGTGTTCCGCGTCGACCACTATCTCGGCAAGGAGACGGTCCAGAACCTGCTCGTCCTGCGCTTCGCCAACAGCCTGTTCGAGCCGCTCTGGTCGCGCGCGCATGTCGAGCAGGTGCAGATCACCATCGCCGAACAGGTCGGCGTCGGCGACCGCGCCGACTACTACGACCGCGCGGGTGCCTTGAAGGACATGGTCCAGAACCATCTCCTTCAGCTTCTCTGCCTCGTCGCCATGGAGCCGCCCAGCCGTCTCGACCCCGATGCGGTGCGCGCCGAGAAGGTCAAGGTGCTGCGGGCGCTGGAGCCCTTCGATTCCGCCCGCGTGCAGCGCGACACGGTACGGGGCCGCTACGTGGCGGGGGTCGTCGCCGGCGAGAAGGTGCCCGGCTATCTGGACGAGGCCACCGGCCGCAACCCGGATACCGAGACCTTCGTCGCCATCCGCGCGGGCGTTGCGAACTGGCGCTGGGCCGGCGTGCCCTTCTACCTGCGCACGGGCAAGCGCCTCGCCTACCGCTACACCGAGATCTTCATCGCCTTCCGCGAGCTGCCCCATTCGATCTTCGCGCCCGAGACGAGCGCGGGCATCCGCCCGAACGCCCTCGTCATCCGCCTGCAGCCCGAGGAGCGGGTGACGCTGCAGGTGATGAGCAAGGTGCCGGGTCTCGGCCATGAGGGTGTCAACCTGCGCGAAGTTGCCCTCGATCTCTCGCTCACCGAGGCGTTCCGCAACTATCGGCGGCGCATCGCCTATGAACGGCTGCTCCTCGACCTGCTCGCGGGAGACGCGACGCTCTTCGTGCGCCGCGACGAGGTGGAGGCGGCCTGGGAGTGGATCGACGGCATCCGCGCCGGCTGGCAGGCGGTCGGCATGGCGCCGAAGCCCTATCCCGCGGGCTCCTGGGGGCCCGCGGCCGCGATCGCGCTCACCGAACGGCACGGCCATTCCTGGCATGAATAG
- a CDS encoding LacI family transcriptional regulator → MNRPTRPDGRQGAPRPVPGRNGEVRTIADLARLAGVSGATVSRALSGSPLVKAETRERIARLARAHGFRLNPRARQLRLKRTDTVSVHLLIGPRAGQTLSDPFLLELLGVIGDELAGAGYDMLLARAEPGSDWWEELLHPHRFDGAIIFGQASEHRRLNELAGRGVPFVVWGGELPDHRYDIVGSDNVAGARALTAHLLDRGARRIAFLGDLGFPEVALRWEGFRHAHAKRGLAPDPDLLRSCAFTADAAAAAIGELGAAGARFDAVVAASDVMALGAIRALTEMGRVVPDDVLVAGFDDIPLAAHVRPSLTTVRQDVVAGGRALVRLLLDRLRGRTEEGPRRVLLPTRLVVRESTGRAAPADAVGRTKDTDGRRQAG, encoded by the coding sequence ATGAACCGCCCGACGCGACCCGATGGCCGGCAAGGGGCACCCCGACCGGTGCCGGGACGAAACGGCGAGGTGCGCACGATCGCGGACCTGGCGCGGCTCGCCGGGGTGTCGGGTGCGACGGTCTCGCGGGCGTTGAGCGGCAGCCCGCTGGTCAAGGCCGAAACCCGCGAGCGCATCGCCCGGCTCGCCCGCGCCCACGGGTTCAGGCTCAATCCGCGGGCGCGCCAGCTGCGCCTGAAGCGCACCGACACCGTCTCGGTCCATCTGCTGATCGGGCCGCGGGCCGGACAGACGCTGTCGGACCCCTTCCTGCTGGAACTGCTCGGAGTCATCGGCGACGAGCTCGCGGGCGCCGGCTACGACATGCTGCTCGCGCGCGCCGAGCCGGGTTCGGACTGGTGGGAGGAGCTGCTGCACCCCCACCGCTTCGACGGCGCCATCATCTTCGGCCAGGCAAGCGAGCACCGCCGCCTCAACGAGCTCGCGGGGCGCGGCGTGCCCTTCGTCGTATGGGGCGGCGAGCTGCCCGACCATCGCTACGACATCGTCGGGTCGGACAATGTCGCGGGCGCCCGCGCGCTCACGGCGCATCTGCTCGACCGCGGCGCCCGGCGCATCGCGTTCCTGGGCGACCTGGGCTTTCCCGAGGTCGCGCTGCGCTGGGAGGGGTTCCGGCACGCGCATGCCAAGCGGGGTCTTGCGCCGGATCCGGATCTCCTGCGCTCCTGCGCCTTCACCGCCGATGCCGCCGCCGCCGCGATCGGCGAGCTGGGGGCCGCGGGCGCACGCTTCGATGCCGTCGTCGCCGCCTCCGACGTCATGGCGCTGGGCGCCATCCGGGCGCTGACGGAGATGGGCCGCGTGGTGCCGGATGATGTCCTCGTTGCAGGCTTCGACGACATTCCGCTTGCGGCCCACGTCCGGCCGAGTCTGACGACGGTGCGCCAGGACGTGGTCGCCGGCGGTCGCGCCCTTGTGCGCCTGCTTCTCGACCGCCTGCGCGGGCGGACGGAGGAGGGACCCCGCCGGGTGCTGCTGCCGACGCGGCTCGTGGTGCGCGAATCGACGGGGCGCGCGGCCCCTGCGGACGCGGTGGGGCGCACGAAGGACACGGACGGGAGAAGGCAAGCAGGATGA